One genomic window of Gracilinema caldarium DSM 7334 includes the following:
- a CDS encoding response regulator: MVQHGSILLVEDDLSQQEYLEMILERLDISADIAGTKKEAQYLLETSITTNSPYKLIILDILLPDGTGSELLQMIRTDPMYKEVYQPTKIIMLTALDDLKYTAGSFAQECDFYLTKPIQKEQFLSLLNFIKIV; this comes from the coding sequence ATGGTACAGCATGGTTCTATTTTGCTTGTTGAGGATGACCTCTCTCAACAGGAATATTTAGAAATGATTTTAGAACGGCTTGATATTTCCGCAGATATTGCAGGCACTAAAAAGGAAGCCCAATACTTACTTGAAACAAGTATTACTACCAATAGCCCCTATAAACTGATTATTTTAGATATTCTCTTGCCCGATGGCACTGGTTCAGAATTATTACAAATGATTAGAACAGACCCCATGTACAAAGAGGTGTATCAGCCTACTAAAATTATAATGCTAACCGCTTTGGATGATTTAAAATATACTGCAGGTTCTTTTGCTCAAGAATGTGATTTTTACCTCACAAAACCAATACAAAAAGAACAGTTCCTTTCACTTTTAAATTTTATTAAAATAGTCTAA
- a CDS encoding zinc-dependent alcohol dehydrogenase family protein yields the protein MKGKMKGAVLPGNSTVELREYDIPTPGHGQVLVATGASTICGSDIRAIYREHLGKGPEGYQGVIAGHEPAGKIVEAGPGLKRFKVGDRVIIYHISGCGVCHDCRMGYMISCSSPYRAAYGWQRDGGMAPYILADEKDLVALPDSLSYVDGAQVACGFGTVYEALEKIGISGNDAVLVVGLGPVGLATLMLAKAMGAQMTVGVEVNPQRIELAKKLHLTDYVVAPGPNALEALKKLSGGRGFEKAIDCSAHPDGRALAIRATRQWGKIAMVGEGNSVAFNPSPDIIHDQKTIYGSWVTSIWRMEDLVERILRWGIHPEDLVTHRFSLEQAGDAYKLMAEGSCGKVAVTFDIE from the coding sequence ATGAAAGGCAAAATGAAAGGGGCGGTACTGCCCGGAAACAGTACGGTGGAACTGAGGGAATATGATATTCCCACCCCCGGACATGGACAGGTTCTGGTAGCAACCGGGGCTTCGACGATCTGCGGCTCCGATATCCGGGCTATTTACCGGGAACACCTTGGCAAAGGCCCCGAGGGATACCAGGGGGTGATCGCGGGGCACGAACCGGCAGGTAAAATTGTGGAGGCTGGACCGGGGCTTAAGCGTTTTAAAGTAGGGGATCGGGTTATTATTTATCACATTTCCGGGTGCGGGGTCTGTCATGATTGCCGGATGGGATATATGATTTCCTGTTCTAGTCCCTATCGAGCCGCATATGGATGGCAAAGAGATGGTGGAATGGCCCCCTATATTTTAGCAGACGAGAAAGACCTAGTAGCTCTACCAGATTCTCTTTCCTATGTTGATGGTGCTCAAGTTGCATGCGGGTTTGGTACCGTATATGAAGCTCTGGAAAAAATAGGAATTTCGGGGAATGATGCGGTATTAGTCGTTGGTTTAGGTCCTGTTGGTCTGGCTACCCTCATGTTAGCAAAAGCTATGGGGGCTCAGATGACTGTAGGGGTGGAAGTAAATCCTCAGCGGATCGAGCTGGCAAAGAAGCTGCACCTGACGGATTATGTGGTGGCTCCAGGTCCAAATGCTTTGGAAGCATTAAAAAAACTTTCCGGCGGTCGAGGATTTGAAAAAGCTATAGATTGTTCTGCTCATCCTGATGGACGAGCCCTTGCTATTAGGGCAACACGGCAGTGGGGTAAAATAGCTATGGTAGGTGAAGGTAATTCAGTTGCCTTTAATCCCAGTCCCGATATCATCCATGACCAAAAAACGATCTATGGATCTTGGGTAACTTCAATCTGGCGTATGGAAGATTTGGTCGAACGAATTCTTCGCTGGGGGATTCACCCTGAGGACCTGGTAACCCACCGCTTTAGTCTGGAACAGGCAGGAGACGCTTATAAATTAATGGCTGAAGGAAGTTGTGGCAAGGTTGCAGTAACCTTCGATATCGAGTGA
- a CDS encoding aldo/keto reductase produces the protein MEYETNPIGLEQPIDPCQVPYHSLPGGGKIPGIGLGTFGSDSVDAKTVAAAVRYALGIGYRHIDCAAVYLNEKEIGEVLRDAMDGRAGYPAIKREDLWITSKLWNDKHAPHDVSEAFKQSLYDLGLEYLDVYLVHWPFPNYHPPKCDVNSRSPNARPYIHDEFMATWMELEKLVDQGLVRYIGTSNMTIPKLQLVLRDARIRPVVNEMELHPHFQQPELFTYVVSQGMVPIAYAPLGSPGRPERDRTVDDTVDMEDPVILEIARRRSIHPAQVCLKWAIKRGQIPIPFSVNPKNIRSNLESVIQDPLTDQEMRAISSIDKNCRLIKGQVFLWKGARGWEDLWDLDGKIAGWNSEEVNV, from the coding sequence ATGGAATATGAGACTAATCCAATTGGATTGGAACAACCGATAGATCCCTGTCAGGTTCCCTATCATAGCTTACCAGGGGGAGGAAAGATCCCAGGCATAGGTTTGGGAACTTTTGGTTCAGATTCGGTAGATGCAAAAACAGTAGCAGCAGCAGTTCGATATGCCTTAGGAATTGGATATAGGCATATTGATTGTGCTGCGGTCTATTTGAATGAAAAAGAAATTGGAGAAGTCCTACGGGATGCAATGGACGGCCGTGCAGGGTATCCTGCGATTAAACGAGAAGATCTTTGGATTACATCTAAATTATGGAATGATAAACATGCTCCTCACGATGTATCCGAAGCTTTTAAACAATCTCTATATGATTTAGGTTTGGAGTACTTAGATGTATATCTAGTACACTGGCCCTTTCCAAACTATCACCCACCAAAGTGTGATGTAAATTCTCGTAGTCCCAATGCACGCCCTTATATTCATGACGAATTCATGGCAACTTGGATGGAATTGGAAAAATTAGTAGATCAGGGCTTAGTGCGGTACATCGGAACATCAAATATGACCATCCCGAAACTGCAGTTAGTATTGAGGGATGCCCGAATTCGGCCTGTGGTGAATGAAATGGAGCTTCATCCCCACTTTCAACAGCCGGAGCTCTTTACCTACGTAGTTTCTCAGGGAATGGTCCCCATAGCCTATGCGCCCCTCGGTTCTCCTGGCCGTCCGGAACGGGACAGAACTGTGGATGATACAGTGGATATGGAAGATCCAGTGATTCTCGAGATAGCCCGGCGACGATCGATTCACCCAGCACAGGTTTGTTTAAAGTGGGCTATAAAACGGGGCCAAATTCCGATTCCCTTTTCGGTAAATCCAAAAAACATTCGTTCCAATCTGGAATCGGTTATTCAAGACCCTTTGACAGATCAGGAAATGAGAGCTATTTCTTCGATTGATAAAAACTGTCGACTCATTAAAGGCCAGGTGTTCCTATGGAAGGGAGCGCGGGGCTGGGAAGATTTATGGGATTTGGACGGAAAAATAGCAGGTTGGAATAGCGAGGAGGTGAACGTATGA
- a CDS encoding xylose operon transcription regulator XylR translates to MPRIQLLLGLDDAFGRAIARGVIRYAKAKPDWKVYGYGRLFTGELAQPDGLIVRAETPEESERFSAMNIPVVDVACAYPGTGLMEAYNDDEETGRRGAAYLRSLGFQSFAFGGIEGTLWSRRRFQGYFEFLHRDFSLITQFERPLHWWRDPALDRTDLKQWLQSLSRPTALFAANDIVGLRIIESCKEVGLSVPSDISVLGVDDEDLLCELADPSLSSIRLNCEGIGMVAAELLDKALNQQSDSIRVLNIEKGLHPMHIVERESTQTVIHSDPLVVQTVTWLRANARKHIDVRDLVINLPASRRTVEKRIRKALGCSPRQLIEQYRLEYAKYLLATTNMPLDSVAQSSGFTVIQRFYSVFKKSEGCTPAIWRRNNRKNP, encoded by the coding sequence ATGCCAAGAATTCAACTGTTACTGGGTTTAGATGATGCTTTTGGCCGGGCCATTGCCCGCGGAGTTATACGATATGCAAAAGCAAAACCAGACTGGAAAGTTTATGGTTATGGTAGGCTCTTTACAGGGGAGCTTGCTCAACCGGATGGGCTGATTGTCCGAGCAGAAACCCCAGAAGAATCAGAACGTTTTTCTGCTATGAACATTCCAGTAGTGGACGTGGCATGTGCATATCCGGGAACTGGCCTTATGGAAGCTTACAACGATGATGAAGAAACTGGCCGTCGAGGAGCGGCATATCTTCGTTCTCTTGGATTTCAATCCTTTGCTTTTGGAGGAATAGAAGGAACACTCTGGTCTCGTCGGAGATTTCAGGGTTATTTTGAATTCCTACATAGAGATTTTTCATTAATAACCCAATTTGAACGACCGTTGCATTGGTGGCGGGACCCTGCTCTCGATCGGACTGACTTAAAACAGTGGCTGCAATCTCTATCACGACCGACAGCATTGTTCGCTGCAAATGATATCGTAGGACTACGTATTATTGAAAGCTGTAAAGAAGTCGGCCTTTCTGTACCCTCTGATATATCCGTACTTGGAGTAGATGACGAAGACCTCCTCTGTGAATTGGCAGATCCATCCCTCTCTAGTATACGCCTGAACTGTGAAGGGATTGGTATGGTTGCGGCAGAATTGTTAGATAAAGCATTGAATCAGCAATCTGATTCTATCAGGGTCTTAAACATAGAAAAAGGGCTACACCCTATGCATATTGTTGAACGAGAAAGCACCCAAACGGTTATCCATAGTGACCCATTGGTTGTTCAAACGGTAACATGGCTCCGAGCCAACGCCCGAAAGCATATCGATGTACGTGATCTTGTAATTAACCTTCCTGCATCTCGCAGAACTGTAGAAAAACGTATTAGAAAGGCACTAGGATGTTCACCCCGACAATTAATTGAGCAGTATAGGTTAGAATATGCAAAATATCTTCTCGCAACCACCAATATGCCCTTAGATTCTGTGGCTCAAAGCTCTGGGTTTACTGTAATTCAGCGATTTTATAGTGTTTTTAAAAAAAGTGAAGGATGCACCCCCGCTATCTGGCGTCGAAACAATCGAAAAAATCCATAA